In Aerosakkonema funiforme FACHB-1375, a single window of DNA contains:
- the psaD gene encoding photosystem I reaction center subunit II PsaD has translation MAETLTGQAPLFGGSTGGLLSKAEIEEKYAITWTSPKEQVFEMPTGGAAVMRQGDNLLYLARKEQCIALGGQQLRAKFKINNYKIYRVFPNGEIQYLHPADGVFPEKVNPGREAKNSKARNIGSNPDPAKVKFSGRTPSDV, from the coding sequence ATGGCAGAAACTTTGACTGGACAAGCACCTTTATTCGGCGGCAGCACTGGCGGCTTGCTAAGCAAAGCAGAAATAGAAGAGAAGTACGCAATCACCTGGACTAGCCCTAAAGAACAGGTGTTTGAAATGCCTACCGGTGGCGCTGCTGTCATGCGGCAGGGTGACAATCTTCTCTACCTGGCCCGTAAGGAACAATGTATTGCCTTGGGCGGTCAGCAACTGCGTGCTAAGTTCAAAATCAACAACTACAAGATTTACCGCGTTTTCCCCAACGGTGAAATCCAGTACCTGCACCCTGCTGATGGCGTCTTCCCGGAAAAAGTGAACCCAGGTCGTGAGGCGAAAAATTCCAAAGCTCGCAACATCGGCAGCAATCCCGATCCTGCAAAGGTGAAGTTTAGCGGTCGTACTCCTTCCGATGTCTAA
- a CDS encoding NADPH-dependent FMN reductase yields the protein MVKVVGIGGSLRPDSYSQQALRIAAQRVEALGAEVEILDLREMQLPFCNGEEEYPDYPDVERLRNAVKGADALILATPEYHGSLSGVLKNALDLMSFDELSNKVTGLISVLGGQSNSNALNDLRVILRWVHGWVIPEQIAIGQVWKAFGPDGKLLDEKLSQRFDGFAQSLVESTRKLRSAA from the coding sequence ATGGTGAAAGTAGTTGGAATTGGTGGTAGTTTGCGGCCCGACTCGTACAGTCAGCAGGCGTTGAGAATAGCCGCCCAACGAGTAGAAGCGTTAGGTGCCGAAGTCGAGATCCTCGACCTGCGAGAAATGCAGCTGCCATTTTGCAACGGGGAAGAAGAATATCCCGATTACCCGGATGTGGAACGTTTGCGAAATGCTGTTAAAGGGGCAGATGCTTTAATTTTGGCCACCCCAGAATATCACGGTAGCCTCAGCGGTGTGTTGAAAAATGCACTGGACTTGATGAGCTTTGACGAGCTGAGCAACAAAGTTACTGGATTGATCAGCGTCTTGGGCGGACAATCCAACAGCAACGCACTCAACGACCTGCGGGTGATCCTCAGATGGGTACATGGTTGGGTCATACCCGAACAGATTGCGATCGGTCAAGTCTGGAAAGCGTTTGGCCCCGATGGCAAGCTACTCGATGAGAAACTTTCCCAGCGCTTCGATGGATTTGCACAAAGTTTAGTAGAAAGCACCCGCAAACTGCGAAGCGCTGCTTAG
- the trpE gene encoding anthranilate synthase component I: protein MIFPDFSQFCELAKQGNFVPVYQEWVADLDTPVSAWYRVCAGQPYSFLLESVEGGEKIGRYSLLGCDPLWILEARGDRTIQHHRDGRVVEFEGDPFKALTDCLTPYQPIKLPQLPPGIGGLFGFWGYELIRWIEPRVPIYAGGTEDLPDGLWMQVDHLLIFDQVKRKIWAIAYADLRDPKVDLEIAYKQACDRVTQLVNKLQSPLSQQSNLLAWKPPGTDTGEIQYTSNISREKFCENVQKAKDYIKAGDIFQVVLSQRLSTEYTGDPFALYRSLRLINPSPYMGYFNFGDWQIIGSSPEVMVKAFRDSSGGSVATLRPIAGTRRRGKTPQEDTALAEDLLQDPKEIAEHVMLVDLGRNDLGRVCKNGTVKVDELMSIERYSHVMHIVSNVLGELATDKNAWDLLKACFPAGTVSGAPKIRAMEIIHELEGCRRGPYSGSYGYYDFEGQLNSAIAIRTMVVRDRGNGKHTVSVQAGAGLVADSVPETEYEETLNKARGLLEAIRCLP from the coding sequence ATGATATTCCCCGATTTCTCCCAATTTTGCGAACTGGCTAAGCAAGGTAACTTTGTCCCCGTCTACCAAGAATGGGTGGCGGATCTGGATACCCCCGTTTCTGCTTGGTATCGAGTTTGTGCGGGACAGCCTTACAGCTTCCTGCTAGAATCTGTGGAAGGTGGGGAGAAAATCGGACGCTACAGTTTGTTGGGATGCGACCCCCTGTGGATTTTGGAGGCAAGAGGCGATCGCACGATTCAGCACCACCGCGATGGTAGGGTTGTGGAGTTTGAAGGCGACCCTTTTAAAGCTTTGACTGATTGTCTGACGCCTTATCAACCGATAAAATTGCCGCAGCTACCGCCGGGAATAGGCGGTTTGTTCGGGTTTTGGGGTTACGAACTAATTCGCTGGATCGAACCGCGAGTACCGATATATGCAGGTGGGACAGAAGATTTGCCGGATGGCTTGTGGATGCAAGTCGATCACTTGCTGATTTTTGACCAGGTGAAGCGGAAAATTTGGGCGATCGCATATGCAGATTTGCGAGATCCGAAAGTAGATTTGGAAATAGCTTACAAGCAGGCGTGCGATCGCGTTACCCAGCTGGTCAACAAATTACAATCTCCCCTTTCCCAGCAGAGTAACCTTTTGGCGTGGAAGCCTCCGGGAACGGATACAGGAGAAATTCAGTATACCAGCAATATTTCCCGCGAAAAGTTCTGCGAAAATGTGCAAAAAGCAAAGGATTATATCAAAGCGGGGGATATTTTCCAAGTTGTACTTTCTCAACGACTTTCAACGGAATACACTGGCGACCCCTTTGCACTTTATCGATCTCTGCGATTGATTAATCCTTCGCCTTATATGGGTTATTTTAACTTCGGGGATTGGCAGATTATCGGTTCCAGTCCGGAAGTGATGGTGAAAGCTTTTCGCGATTCATCTGGGGGAAGTGTAGCAACATTGCGACCGATCGCAGGTACTCGCCGACGCGGTAAAACACCCCAAGAAGATACTGCATTGGCAGAGGATTTGTTGCAAGACCCCAAGGAAATTGCCGAACACGTTATGCTGGTTGACTTGGGAAGAAATGACTTAGGTCGCGTCTGCAAAAACGGTACGGTGAAAGTCGATGAATTAATGTCGATCGAACGTTATTCCCACGTTATGCACATCGTTAGTAATGTGTTGGGAGAACTTGCTACTGATAAGAATGCGTGGGATTTATTGAAAGCTTGTTTCCCCGCCGGAACTGTTAGCGGTGCGCCAAAAATTAGGGCGATGGAAATTATCCACGAGTTAGAAGGATGTCGGCGTGGCCCTTATTCTGGGTCTTATGGATATTATGATTTTGAAGGACAGTTGAATAGTGCGATCGCAATTCGCACTATGGTTGTCCGCGATCGAGGTAACGGCAAACATACCGTTTCTGTGCAAGCAGGTGCCGGTTTGGTTGCTGATTCTGTTCCGGAAACAGAATATGAAGAAACTCTCAATAAAGCCAGGGGTTTGTTAGAAGCAATTCGCTGTTTGCCTTAA
- a CDS encoding choice-of-anchor A family protein, whose translation MQLRKISNQIQLIVPIAASLALGISTQAYAASLGPVSDYNVFTLGNFNQWSTDVEGKLAVGGNATFTGGFGVGSHLGSNSGNVLVTGGNLNLNNGQVYHGNAVYGGTANVSGVGFPSGTLSQGNPLDFNAAGDYLIGLSSYLGGLTANGTKNIAYGGITLTGLDSNLNIFNLSASDLANANSFNINVANGSTVVVNVSGDAAKMQYFGFNINGSPENAQRQKVLYNFYEATNLSATGIGIQGSILAPLAAFNFTNGQINGNVIAASLTGNGESHNYLFNGTLPDMPSGGTGGGTDVGGGTGGGTGGGTDVGGSTGGGTGGGTDVGGGTGGGETVAKVPEPTTLLGLGLVGSLLGVIRRKHK comes from the coding sequence ATGCAACTGAGGAAAATTTCTAATCAAATACAGCTAATAGTTCCGATCGCAGCCAGCTTAGCATTAGGCATTTCGACTCAAGCTTATGCAGCCAGTCTGGGCCCAGTCTCCGATTACAATGTCTTCACCTTGGGCAACTTCAACCAATGGAGTACCGACGTAGAAGGTAAACTGGCTGTTGGCGGTAACGCCACTTTCACAGGCGGCTTTGGCGTGGGATCTCACCTGGGTAGCAATAGCGGCAACGTACTGGTAACAGGCGGTAATTTGAATCTGAACAACGGCCAAGTTTACCACGGTAACGCCGTCTACGGTGGCACAGCTAACGTATCGGGAGTAGGGTTTCCCAGCGGTACACTGAGTCAGGGCAATCCTCTAGACTTTAATGCTGCCGGAGATTATCTCATCGGCTTATCCTCTTATTTAGGAGGTTTAACTGCCAACGGAACTAAAAATATTGCCTATGGCGGAATTACCTTAACGGGATTGGATTCAAACCTCAACATTTTTAATCTATCAGCATCTGATTTGGCTAATGCTAATAGCTTCAACATTAACGTCGCCAATGGTTCTACGGTGGTAGTCAACGTCAGTGGTGATGCTGCTAAGATGCAATACTTTGGTTTTAACATTAACGGCAGCCCAGAAAACGCTCAAAGGCAAAAAGTTCTTTACAACTTTTATGAAGCCACTAATCTAAGTGCTACCGGCATTGGCATTCAAGGTAGCATTCTTGCACCTCTTGCTGCTTTCAACTTCACCAACGGTCAAATTAACGGTAACGTTATCGCTGCTTCTTTAACAGGAAATGGCGAGTCTCACAACTACTTATTTAATGGCACTTTACCCGATATGCCTTCCGGCGGTACTGGTGGCGGTACAGATGTTGGCGGCGGTACAGGCGGCGGTACTGGTGGCGGTACAGATGTCGGTGGCAGTACAGGCGGTGGTACTGGTGGTGGTACAGATGTCGGTGGCGGTACTGGTGGTGGCGAGACAGTTGCTAAAGTTCCGGAACCAACAACCCTGCTTGGTTTAGGCTTAGTTGGTTCATTACTGGGTGTGATTCGACGCAAGCACAAGTAA
- a CDS encoding DICT sensory domain-containing protein, whose protein sequence is MSIQTSVLADLLQDLPQLRPQMYFKSSLTALSHAMEDQVLAGSDEPLVIASFQRERFYRQEAHRYKRVAEKSDQVYVLAAPETDFTSRSDSYEMVAFDREDTLSQEWHLVVIGQQYASCLVCRERQAPAPLTSEQLNFDTEVCDAALNIAGPTAGYVDPSRRFEGIWTFDRQVSCKAAEFLLNKILVYRPELQEKIEQAQRKFLTETSSGFHEIDPDPFAQRLVTYLQAGQYKLLKAYKSIADQERKERLVNSITSAIRKSLNPHEILKGAAQELGQALQVCRCLIYRCKETDVTSTNLHEFLSTGVSSLAGQSWPLQDNPLFQEVVQVQEPLYVAETRQDPRIANTPKLKALIDRFKIVSWLLVPVLDKGKLLGMVELHHCGATPQQWQEDDLALVEAIATQIGVALIQAEAYANLEDLNDQLEALERTRSNLIAITGHELRTPLSTIQVCLESLASEPDMLPDLRQIMLNSALTDAERMRKLVQDFLTLSQLESGRVQWHPEPLQLQECVELAISSARARLLKEQLPQISTEVPSKLPLVRADGEWLVEVLSKLLDNACKFTAPKGQVIIQARPNGNKMLEVTVADTGRGIEPNRLETVFDRFYQEEGALRRTTGGTGLGLAICRQIVNGWGGQIWAESAGKDQGSQLHFTIPIVEGSGEQKRPNKSDRRLGSRG, encoded by the coding sequence ATGAGCATCCAGACGTCTGTGCTGGCAGATTTGCTGCAAGACCTGCCCCAATTGCGACCGCAAATGTATTTCAAGTCTTCCCTCACGGCGCTCTCTCACGCGATGGAAGACCAAGTTTTAGCGGGGTCAGACGAGCCGCTAGTGATTGCAAGCTTTCAACGAGAGCGCTTCTACCGTCAGGAAGCGCATCGCTACAAACGGGTTGCAGAAAAAAGCGATCAGGTATATGTACTGGCGGCACCGGAAACTGACTTTACCAGTCGCTCGGACTCCTACGAGATGGTGGCGTTCGATCGTGAAGATACCCTAAGTCAAGAGTGGCATTTAGTGGTAATTGGGCAGCAGTACGCCAGCTGCCTTGTTTGCCGAGAACGACAAGCCCCAGCACCACTGACATCTGAGCAATTGAACTTCGATACTGAGGTATGTGACGCGGCTTTAAATATTGCTGGGCCAACAGCCGGATATGTAGACCCATCTCGGAGATTTGAAGGAATTTGGACTTTCGATCGCCAGGTGAGTTGTAAAGCGGCAGAATTCTTACTTAACAAAATATTGGTTTATCGGCCTGAGTTACAGGAGAAAATAGAGCAAGCTCAAAGAAAGTTTCTGACGGAAACATCATCGGGTTTCCATGAGATCGACCCAGATCCTTTTGCCCAGCGACTGGTGACTTACTTGCAAGCAGGGCAGTACAAATTGCTCAAAGCCTATAAGTCGATCGCAGATCAGGAACGGAAAGAACGACTGGTAAATTCCATTACATCGGCAATTCGGAAATCCCTGAACCCGCATGAAATTCTCAAAGGAGCGGCACAAGAGTTGGGGCAGGCTTTACAAGTATGTCGGTGTTTGATTTACCGTTGCAAAGAAACAGATGTTACCTCGACAAATCTACACGAGTTTTTAAGTACAGGTGTTAGCTCTCTGGCAGGGCAAAGCTGGCCTTTGCAGGATAATCCCCTGTTTCAGGAAGTAGTGCAAGTTCAAGAACCGCTATATGTGGCAGAAACTCGGCAAGATCCCAGGATTGCCAACACACCGAAGCTGAAAGCATTGATCGATCGCTTCAAAATAGTATCCTGGCTGCTCGTACCGGTACTGGATAAAGGCAAATTGTTGGGAATGGTAGAACTGCATCACTGCGGTGCGACGCCCCAGCAATGGCAAGAAGACGATCTGGCATTGGTGGAAGCGATCGCTACCCAAATCGGGGTCGCCCTCATTCAAGCCGAAGCCTACGCCAACTTAGAAGACCTCAACGACCAGTTGGAAGCCCTAGAACGCACCCGCAGCAACTTGATTGCCATTACCGGTCACGAACTGCGTACCCCCCTATCCACCATTCAAGTTTGTCTGGAAAGCTTAGCCAGCGAACCGGATATGTTGCCCGACCTGCGACAGATAATGCTAAATTCGGCCCTGACAGATGCGGAACGGATGCGGAAACTGGTGCAGGATTTCCTTACCCTTTCCCAACTCGAAAGCGGTCGAGTGCAATGGCACCCGGAACCCTTGCAATTGCAAGAGTGTGTCGAATTAGCCATCAGCAGCGCTCGCGCCCGTCTGCTCAAAGAGCAATTGCCTCAGATTAGCACGGAAGTACCCAGCAAACTGCCTCTGGTGCGGGCTGACGGTGAATGGCTTGTAGAAGTACTTTCCAAGCTGCTGGACAACGCTTGTAAGTTTACGGCACCGAAGGGGCAGGTAATTATCCAAGCTCGACCAAACGGCAATAAAATGCTGGAAGTTACAGTGGCAGATACCGGTCGCGGCATCGAACCAAACCGTCTGGAAACCGTTTTTGACAGGTTTTACCAAGAAGAAGGAGCCTTGAGAAGAACAACAGGCGGTACAGGTCTGGGATTGGCAATTTGTCGCCAGATCGTCAACGGTTGGGGCGGTCAGATTTGGGCCGAGTCTGCCGGCAAAGACCAAGGCAGTCAGTTGCACTTCACCATTCCGATCGTTGAAGGTAGCGGCGAGCAAAAGCGGCCAAATAAAAGCGATCGACGGCTAGGGTCTAGGGGCTAG